TTGGTCTTATGGTGCGCTGAAGTCTGTTTTAAAATTAACCACAACGTTTTACAACTATGAAAATAGGGCTTTAACACCTTCGTCCTTTCGCCCGAAAGTGAAAACTGCAAACCGTGATGAACTTGCGGCAACCGCTTCACGCCCTATTTTTATAGTTGATGTTGTAATGTGTTGTTTCTTTCTTCTTTCAGTTCTTCAAGTGCCTGAATTGCTTCGGGAACAAGCTTAGTTTTCAAACGCCTGTCAATTTCACTGTCAGGTAGCTTTTCAAATGTCCGTTTAAAACCAGCTTTTCGAGCGTTGAACCCTTCTAGATTTTCTTCTTCGGTCTTATCCATTCCCAATAAGCGATGAATGGCTGCCGGAATGCGTGAATTGTAAACTGAAGAAAACAGGATTAGCGCCACAAAAGGAATTATATGGAATTGGAGTATTCCAATACCAAAACTGATGTTAACTGTCGAGAAACCTATTAGCCCGAAAGTTCCAATAATGAGTATGAAAGCCATTGAGTAGCGATACCAACTAGCATTCAGAAAAAACAGAATGAAACAAACCACGAGCAGGGTAAGACCAACGTAAGCCTGCGGCTCAAATATGTAATCAGTTGTCGCAACTTGAATAGCTGAAGCAATTCCGACAAGACTTAGAAAGCCAAGCGGAATGAATTCCTTTAAGTCAAATTTTGCTTTCACTATTGAGCGTTGAAATTGAAGGTTTTCATCTTTTCATTTCGAACTATCCAGATGCCCTTTTTCCGTATGACATTGACTTGTATTTCCGAATAATCAAAGTCCGAATTCGGAGTTGCATTTTCGGCTAATTCGTCAGCTAACTTTTTAGCCTTGTCGTATAGTTCAAGTTGATTTTCGAACGAACTGTTGAACGAAATTGAATTGACGATTTCACAGAGCATAAAAGTTCTGTCTTCTGTTGTTCTACCGTCAGTTTCAGTTGTCTCATGGTTGTATGTCACAGAGACTTTTTCGGCTTCGTACTTGGTCGCAAAACTTTGCTCAAACACCGTCATGTCAACTGTGTCAGAAGAACAGGAAACGAAGAGCAGAAATGGAAGGATAAAAGTGAGCTGTTTCATAGCGCTTTACAATACATTACAACGGTCACCGCTAAAGATAATGCGTTAGAAACTGCCGTCCTTTCGCCATGCGCAGACAGCGCAGAACGAAGCTGAGACTGACTGACGCACCGTCACAAGCATTTATTTTAGCGGTTGTTGTAGCATGTTTTTATTTGAATTCGCCAATTGGGCTATACCGTTTGAAATACTGTAAAAATCATCTTTACCGTATCGGCTACTAATCTTGACACTATGATATTTGTTTCTTGTGCACGGGTTCGACTCGACACGATATACTTCGATTGAATGAATAGTTCCATCCAACACCATTGGTTCCTCAACGAGCATCGACCAAAAGCATCTTTCATTTAATTCTTTGTTCAGCGCATTCCAATTTTCAGTTGATACAGCAATGGTGTCATGAGTAAAGGCACTTATATCGGGGATTCGGTAATCGTCATACTTTAAATATTCAGATAAAACCAATTGGGCGCCTCGATTACTTTGGGTCAAAGAGTAAACATGGACAACAGAGTCAGGCCAGTCCGAGACGACAAGCATTCTTATTGCATTCGTTTGATTACTTCTTAGGTCTTTGAGACCAACTTCTCCGAACAAACCATTGTCCCAATTTTGATTCGTGAGTAGACTGTCGTTGTATACGTCCATCTCATCGTTTAGTGTGCAGTTACAAGTTTCTTGTCCAGAACAGCCCACCAAGAGGAAGAGTGCGGGTAAAACCCATATTAGCAGAGGCTTCATTTAAATATGCTACAACTAGTTGCTATGATAAATTCCACTACTGCAATTTATCATATCCGCCTTTGCCTAAGCACGAATTCTTTTCATATCCCTCCGAAATGGAGTGCTATAGGTAATTCTTGCTGTAGGCTCCGTTGTTTTTATATCCCCAATACTACAAACTCCTTCCATCATTTCCAACACCCAACCACACTAGGTCATTCCATTCTCATCCTTCGATACGATTTTGCCCAAAAGCAAAATCACTCAGGATGACCGTGCTAGCTGAAAGAGCAGGGGCGAGGCCTTGCCTAAGGAGCGCAGCCAAAAAGCAAGCTTAAAAAATGGATGGGCATATTAATCTACCGAAAAAGCAAGCTTAAAAAATGGCTGGGCATGTTAATCTAGCGAAAAAGCAAGCTTAAAAAATGGCTGGACATGTTAATCTACCGAAAAAGAATGCTTGAAAAATGGCTGGACATGTTAATCTACCGAAAAAGAAGGCATGAAAAATGGCTGGACATGTTAATCCACGGAAAAAGAAGGCTTGAAAATAGTGGTGTTAGCGCGAAAAATGGCCCCATAGCAGCGCGAAAAAATGCCGTTTTTGGGCGTTTTCGGCACTTGATGAAGTTGCAAAAAACAAGGTTTAGACGGGATTTTTGCTGGAAAAATGAAAATTCACTGAAAAAATATTGGGGCTATTTTGAACTTAAAAATGAAATTATTTTGCATTTTCAGTAAAAAAAATCACTCAGCAAGGTATCATGTAAGAAAAAATACATGTTATCTTTGGGGTGCCCGTTTCTACCACTGCACAACCCGTAAATGCGATGAGCTATTACAAAGCAGTGTTCAACTTCAATCGTACGATTGAGGATAAAGCTCCAGAGGAGCGCGACATCCATTCAAAGATGTATAATCTAGCCCTATTTGGCGACCCACCCATTCCGTATGCCGATTTTCTGCTGGCCATCAACGAGCAGCAAGTAGCGGTAGATAATGCCCAGAACGGAGGTAGGTCGCAGATTGCCCTGATGCGCACCAAAGAGCGCATAGTGGATGATATGGTGCGAAAGTTTCGGAATTATGTGAGCGATGTGGCCGATGGCGACACGGACATCATTCTGAGTTCAGGATTCAGGCACACGAAAGCACGGTCCAGTGCTGGCGATATGCCTAAGGTAGAAGCTGTAAGGAGATTGAATACGGAAATTTCGGCTGCGCTTAAGTTGAGATGGAAACGCGTAAAAAATGTTGGTTTTTATGAAGTGGATGTGCGCTTGATAGAACCACTGAAAACCTCGCCTGGGCCTATACCTGTGCCTCCCATTCCTCCCATTCCTCCCATTTCTGGTGGCGGAGACACTGGTAGGGGAACGGGTTCTGATATCGTGGAAGAGCGGCCTTGGGTCACCAGAGCTACCAAGCCTGCCAACATAGAGATCAAGGATCTGAAACCACTTTCGCAATACGAAGTGCGCGTGCGCGCCAAAGGCACCAAAGGTTATGGTGGCTACTCGGATGTGGTGATCATGATAGTTACTTAACAATGAGAGCTGCGACTCTTTAACCCGTAGGGGTAGAGACGGCAGTCGCTAGCTTCGCACCCTATCCCGCCATCTAGGGATAGGGTGTTTTTTTTTAAACGGCTGCCACTGAGCTGCTCAGTCCTTTTCCCTTAGATCGACAATAGGGTAGAAGCGAAAAGGCTACTTTAGCTTGCGGCAAAACGCAAGATGCTAAGCGCTATTATCTCATACTTAATTCCTCGATAGTCCTCATGTTGGTAGATGTAGTTGGCGCTGAGAATCACGTTCAGCGAGTAACGAGTTTTCGAGATCTGCTTCATACGCTTCTTAGAGTAGTGGTCTGGATGCGTGTGTGTGAAGGATTTCAGTACCAAACCGGCCAAGATCAATGTAACAGGACTGCAACCTTTGAAATACCATGAGGTCAGGGTACGTGCCAATGGGGCCAAGGGCTTTGGCGGCTACTCAGACATTGTGGTAATGGAGGTTACCTGAAAGTAAAGGCTGCGGTTTATGTCTAACCGGTAGTGTAGGATGTATTTCGCCCGCAGCGTAAGCGCCCCATCTTGCTTAGGCAGGGTGGGGTGTTTTTTTGAAGGGAGATATGGGTTTCAGATACCTACGCGTTGTGATTAAGGTCTTTCTCCAAACAGAAAAACGGAAGCTCCCGTTCAGGAAAATGCACATTGCCTCTGTAGGTGTATCCTCGCTTTTTGTAGAGTTCCAGCGATTTTTTGTTCTGGCTGTACGTGTCTAGTCGGATAGCGGTAAAACCGTTTTCTGCTGCGTTGTTCTCCGCAAAATCCATCAGGTCGGTGGCATATCCTCGGCCTTGGTACGTTGGGTCTATGGCAAGCCGATGAATGACCAACACCTTGGAGCTATCGAACTTCCAATCCACCTCCTTGTATTCCGGTTCTTGGTCTTGGCTTAGCACAATGGCGCCAAGTATTCGGTTGCTGCATTTGAGCAAGAACATCGAGCCGTGCTTGATATCGTTCTCAATAATGCTACGGGTAGGGTAGTTGTCTGTCCATTGATGGATGCCCTTGCGTTGCATTTCGTTCTTCGCATTCTGGTAAATAGCGAACAACGCATCGAGGTCAGCCAATGCTGCTTTGGTAATTTCCCAACGGTGTGCCTTGGCCGTTTCGGTAATGGTATCGTAAATGATAAAGCCTTGTTCTGTATGGTCAAGTTGCGCCAATAGGCCACCGTCTTTGCCCCAAACCGCGCTTTGCCCAGCGCTTATGAAGTTGTCGCTTTCACCAACGGCATTGGCCATGAGAATGGGTGTGTTGTAGGTTTTAGAAAGCTCAGAAAAATGCTTGACAGCTTTCTCTACACCGCTTTCTGATTTGGCTACGCTGGTAATGTAGATTTTGCCTCTTTGTTCTTTGGCGCTGATGAAATGCTCTAGCTGAAGCGTTTCGTAGCAGATACCGAAACCGATGTTGGTTCCTGCTATGTTAAAGCAGGACCTATTCTTGGCACCAACGAAGTAGGGGAGTTCGTCTGTATGCAGCAACTGCTTCGAATAAATGGTTCTTTCCTGCTTAGCTTGAAAGAAGAGCATGCTGATGTGCAGACCATTTGCTGCCTTGGTAGGCGCTCCAAGGGCAACGGTTATTCCGTGGCTATCGGCCAGTTCCTGAAATGGTTGGAAAATGCTATCGTCCGTGTCAGTTACAAACTGCTGGGCAAGTGTAGGTTCGTAATTGGTAATGGAGAGTTCTGGAAAGACAATGAGTTGGCTACCATGTTCAACGGCCTCTTCAACGAAGTTGAGGTGGTTTCTGATGTTCCTCTCAACGTGGCCTTTAACAGAACGGGTCTGTGCAATGCAGATTCTCATCTTTGGTTCTTACCAACGTGTTTGGTCAGACTTCTCATCGAATGCATAATCGCGTTCAACTTTGGCAATCCGCGTTTTATAGCATTCGTACCATTTTTTCTTCCCTTCATTTTGTGCAACGCTGTGTTCGGCATTTTCTTTCCAGGCTTTAATGGAATCGAGGTCTTTCCAGTACGAAACGGTAATTCCGAGTTCGTTTCTGGCGCTTTCAACACCAAGAAATCCTTTTTGATCGGATGCCAGTTCAACCATTCGTTGGGCCATTTCAGAATAGTCTTCAACGTTTTCTGTGTTCACAGAACTGAAGATAACTGCGTAGTAGGGTGGTTTAGGAGTATCTGCAATCATTGTTTTATTTCTCTTCAATTATGGATTCTCCTTTGGAACAATCGCCCGATGTCCACTGCCAGCGTTCGTGCAAACGGATCTTTCCGTTTTCGAGGATTTCGGGTTCGGAGCGGCAGATTCCTGTCATCAATTCGCCTTGCTGGTTTACCTGATGGTAACGCATGTCTATGTTTCCGTTCTCATCTACCACACCGAGCAGATGGCCTGTTCTGATCTTGCCACCCGCGTATGCTGATGTGAGAATATTGCCCACCTGGCGGTAAACGAACGTGGTTTCTGCTGAGGTTTCTCCGTTCTCTGAATTGGATATCGGACAGAAGACTTTGCCATCGTAGTTGATCATATCCTTTCAGATCAGGTCTTCAACATTATTCAGAACGTAGCACTGTTCCCAATGCGTCATGCCTATTTTGGGGTAGTAATTCACGGCCTTGGGTGCCGAGAGAAGGATGAGTTTGGCCTTGGGTGTGGCCTCCTTTGTCAACCGTATCAGTTCTTTGCCTATTCCTGTTTTCTGATGGTTTGTATCAACGGCCAGATCGGAGAGATACGTGCAGTAATGGAAATCGGTCAAAGAGCGGGCAATGCCTATCAAGCGCCCATCTTTGCGGGCTGTAGCTATCAGGTTGGCATGTGCCAACATGTTGGTCAAGGTCTCTTCGTTATCTATCGGGCGTCTTTCTCCCAAGGTTGAGTTTACCAGCACTGCTCTGAACTCGTCCAGTGTAACGGAATCGTGTATGCTATAATGGATCATGGTGTTCGGTTTTCAGTTCTAAAAGATAGATCCAGTATTTCTTATCATATCTTTTCAGGGTTCTTACTGCTGTAAAGCCAAAACCTTCGTAAATATGGCGGGCTGCGTTCATAAATTCCGAAGTATGTAGCGCAACATATTCTTCTCCCGTAGTTCTGGCAAGGTCTATACACATTTGCGTCAGTTTCTTGGCAACACCTTTTCCTTCAAATTTGGGATGAACCGCAACCATTCTGATGTAGCTCCATTGCTTTTCGAACATGTTGGTTGGATTTCCACTTGGAACAAGAAACGCCATTCCAATAATATCCTGATCGCATTCGCAGAGAAAGCATGTTGAAGTACTCATCAGGTACGTGAAATTCTCTGGATCTGACATGAAAGAATGATACTTCTTCCAGTTATCGGTTGTCATAGCAAATTGATGTTGGCTGTATGCCAAGATTCCCAATGCTTGTAAGGCAGCCGTATCTTCTTTAGTTCCGTTTCTGTATGCTAGCTTCATTCAGCCATCCTTAATTGTTGGGGTAAGTAAAGGTTTAAGAAGATCGGAAAGTAGTACACCGAAAAAAAAGACCCCGCAGACCCCTAAAGCTCCACGAGGTCTTCACCACCTACAAACCACCTTGTTTACTTTTTCATCAATCTTTTAGTGGCAATGCCTTTTGCCGTTTGTACTCGTAGTAGGTAAACACCTGACTCAAGCTCAGAAACATCAATGCGGTTGTTTGCGCCAGAGTAAGCACGCACAGTTTTACCTGTAATGTCAATCAGCGCAATTGATTCTATGATCTCATCCGATTCAATCGTTAGCTCCTCACTTACCGGGTTAGGGTAGGTGCGCAGGTTAATGGCCGCAGCCGCTTCGTTGATACCCACACCTTGGTTAGAAATGGTGATAACAGCATCTCCAGTTACCCCAGAGCCATCGTTGGCTGTGGCAGTAACGGTAACGGTTCCGTTAGAAATGGCCGTAAGAATACCGGCAGCATCAATGCTTGCAGAGCCTGTTCCGTTGGTCACGCTCCAAGTATAAGTGGCATCAGCGGCAAACGATGGTAATACAGTAGCTTCCATTTGTAGGGTGCCTCCGTTAGTAGTAATGGTAGATGCTCCGCCTTGTCCTTGAACTGTAATGGAGCTAACCCAGAACGAACCTTCTATTCTCCAAAGTTCTCTTCCATATGTATCATCGCTAGCTCCCAAATAGACGTGGTCTTCTAAAGCAATGAAGCCATACGGTTCAGAGTCTCCCGATCCAGGGTTGATGTCTACGAGTGTGGCAGTTGTTCCATCATATTTCCAAAGTTCAATACCATTTGTTCCATCAAACGCAGAGAAATAGAGATCGGTGCCAACTGCAGTAAGTCTATCTGCATCAGAACCTGAGATCCCAGGATAAATATCCTGTACCAGACTTGCTGTTATTCCATCGTACTTCCAAAGTTCCCAACCGTACGTATCGTTCTCTCCAACAAAATAAATGCTAGAACCGAGAACGGTAAATTGCTCAGCATCGGCACTTCCATTCGGATTGATATCGATCAGCGTTGCTGTGGTTCCATCATACTTCCATAGCTCCCAGCCGCTTACATCGTTTCTACCTCCGAAATAAAGGTCGTTTCCGAGCGATACGAGATCATAGGGCGATCCACCGATGGGGCCGGGATATAGATCTACAACCATAGTAGCAGTTGCTCCATTATAGCTCCATAGCTCTCTTCCATTGGTGCCATCATCCGCTCTAAAATAAAGTGTTGAATTGTGGACGTACAGATTATCAGGATTTCCACTTATAGCTCCCGGATAGATGTCCTGTATCAAAGTGGCTGTGGTTCCATCATATTTCCAAAGTTCTATACCGTTTGTTCCGTCATTGGCAGAAAAATAAAGGTCGCTGCCAAATACTGTCAGGTTACTGGGATATGAATTTTCTATTCCCGGGTTAATGTCCTGAACCAATGTGGCCGTTGTTCCATCATATTTCCAGAGTTCATACCCATTTACTCCGTCATCTGCCACGAAATAAAGATCTGAACCAAGTATTGTCAGACCATATGGAACAGAACCACCACTTCCCGGATTGATGTCTTGTACCATCGTAGTGGTTGTTCCGTCATATTTCCAGAGTTCATACCCATTTGTTCCATCTTGAGCTCTAAAATAAAGAGCGCCATCAAATACTGTTAATTCAGTAGGATAAGAATGTGCGCTTCCCGGGTTAATGTCCATAACGAGAGAAGCAGTTGTTCCATCGGTTTTCCAAAGCTCAATACCATTTGTTCCGTCATTGGCTTCGAAAAAGATCTCTGAGCCAAATTTTGTCATCCGATCAGGAACAGCATCTGCTAATCCTGGATTGATGTCTTGAACCAGTGTTTGTGCATTTGCTCCCAGACCAATAGCTGTTAACGTAAGAAGGCTTAGTACAAGTTTTTTCATTCTTCTCTGTTTTTGTGGGGTTTTATAAAGGTTTTCTTTACTGACACAAAAATCAGGAATGGCCATACTGAAACGTTGGTTCTGAACTTGAAATCCGTTTCAATTAGGCTAATTGAAACAAGTTTGTTCGTGAAAAAGGGAGTGCGAGTTAGCCCTTGGAAAGGAAATCGGTAGGAGTGATTCCCTTGTACTTTTTAAAGGCACGGTAAAAGGTGCTCTTGCTTTTGAAACCAACCTCGGCCGTGATGGCCTCAATGGTCAGATTCTTATTGTCTCGCAAAAGCGATAAAGAAGCTTCCACACGTTTGGAATTGATCAGATCGTAGAACGTGGTATCCATTTTCTGATTGAGCACCAAGGATATCTTATATGCTGGAATGTTGATCAACTCGGCCAATTTGGATAATGAAAGGTCTGAATTGGTATAATGGGCATTCTCTTCCAACTCGTTTAGAATGATGGCTTCAATTTCGGCCATTTCATCCACTGATAATGTGATCTTCGACTTGGTTTCTCCTGTTGTGGAACCTTCGATTTCAACTGCTTCTGAAGTGGTTTCTAAGGGAACATTGGCAAATTTCTCTTCCAGCAACTTGGTGAGCGCTGCCAGTTCTTTCCTGTTCTGCGACACTTCGTTCTCCAATTCAAAGCTTTTCCTGATGTTTCCTCTAATAACAAGCGCAATGAAATACGTGAAGCCCGCAAACTCTGTAATGGTACCGATCTTGAAGTAGGAGAAAGGATCGCCAGGAAGCATGGTGGTATGGCTGTCTATAAGACCCAAGGCTACGAACACGATAAGAAGTGAGTAGGCGACCATATAGTACTTGGCCTGTAGTGACCTCTTTCTAAGTGACATGAATATCATAATGATAACCACCACAACCCACACAAAGCCGAACAGGTTTTCGGCTTGATGCAAATGGCTGATGGAAGTGTTGAAGAAGGCTAGCTGATAAACAGTGGTGGCACTCAGAAACACAACCATGGCAATGTTCAAGTTTCTATAGAACTTCGGGTGCGTGAGTTTGAATTCCAAGAACCGAGAAGTGAACATGACCACGGAAAGAATCCAGATTCGAATACTTAGAAACATGAGGTGGTCCACCCATACAATAGAAAGCCCTGATCCATAAAGTTCACCTTCAACAAAAAGGTAGAACATGCAGCTGGCAAGAATGTAAAAAGCGTAGAAATAGTAGATGTTGTTCTTCAATAGACTCCAGTGAAAGACGTTGATCAACAACAGCACTCCAATGGCAGCGTAGTAGATTAGATTGAATATGGTGCTTTGATGAACAATGGATTGGTACGCGTCCAACTTCATCAGACTAGGCGTGGCTTGCAGAATACGTCCATCGCTGGTGGTGGCAATGAAAAACGTGGCCTTTTCGTTAGGCGCCAGACTTACCCTGAAGTTGGGTTTGGGGTTGTTGAAACTCCTGTGGTCATCAAACTCTGTATTTACGTTTTCCGTTACGGTCTGGAGCGAATTGCTCAAGGTATCCAACTTGTAGAATCGGTAGTTTCTGTTGATCAGATCATTCATCATCACGATGTATGATTCATATTCCTTACCGTTGGTGATGTTCAGTTTTACCCAAACAG
Above is a window of Flavobacteriales bacterium DNA encoding:
- a CDS encoding helix-turn-helix domain-containing protein, translated to MSTPEVDYSFETAIDVTQELPDFEQIDFNGPANLDLGFYEGTVWVKLNITNGKEYESYIVMMNDLINRNYRFYKLDTLSNSLQTVTENVNTEFDDHRSFNNPKPNFRVSLAPNEKATFFIATTSDGRILQATPSLMKLDAYQSIVHQSTIFNLIYYAAIGVLLLINVFHWSLLKNNIYYFYAFYILASCMFYLFVEGELYGSGLSIVWVDHLMFLSIRIWILSVVMFTSRFLEFKLTHPKFYRNLNIAMVVFLSATTVYQLAFFNTSISHLHQAENLFGFVWVVVVIIMIFMSLRKRSLQAKYYMVAYSLLIVFVALGLIDSHTTMLPGDPFSYFKIGTITEFAGFTYFIALVIRGNIRKSFELENEVSQNRKELAALTKLLEEKFANVPLETTSEAVEIEGSTTGETKSKITLSVDEMAEIEAIILNELEENAHYTNSDLSLSKLAELINIPAYKISLVLNQKMDTTFYDLINSKRVEASLSLLRDNKNLTIEAITAEVGFKSKSTFYRAFKKYKGITPTDFLSKG
- a CDS encoding fibronectin type III domain-containing protein; its protein translation is MSYYKAVFNFNRTIEDKAPEERDIHSKMYNLALFGDPPIPYADFLLAINEQQVAVDNAQNGGRSQIALMRTKERIVDDMVRKFRNYVSDVADGDTDIILSSGFRHTKARSSAGDMPKVEAVRRLNTEISAALKLRWKRVKNVGFYEVDVRLIEPLKTSPGPIPVPPIPPIPPISGGGDTGRGTGSDIVEERPWVTRATKPANIEIKDLKPLSQYEVRVRAKGTKGYGGYSDVVIMIVT
- a CDS encoding GNAT family N-acetyltransferase, which translates into the protein MIHYSIHDSVTLDEFRAVLVNSTLGERRPIDNEETLTNMLAHANLIATARKDGRLIGIARSLTDFHYCTYLSDLAVDTNHQKTGIGKELIRLTKEATPKAKLILLSAPKAVNYYPKIGMTHWEQCYVLNNVEDLI
- a CDS encoding GNAT family N-acetyltransferase, with the translated sequence MRICIAQTRSVKGHVERNIRNHLNFVEEAVEHGSQLIVFPELSITNYEPTLAQQFVTDTDDSIFQPFQELADSHGITVALGAPTKAANGLHISMLFFQAKQERTIYSKQLLHTDELPYFVGAKNRSCFNIAGTNIGFGICYETLQLEHFISAKEQRGKIYITSVAKSESGVEKAVKHFSELSKTYNTPILMANAVGESDNFISAGQSAVWGKDGGLLAQLDHTEQGFIIYDTITETAKAHRWEITKAALADLDALFAIYQNAKNEMQRKGIHQWTDNYPTRSIIENDIKHGSMFLLKCSNRILGAIVLSQDQEPEYKEVDWKFDSSKVLVIHRLAIDPTYQGRGYATDLMDFAENNAAENGFTAIRLDTYSQNKKSLELYKKRGYTYRGNVHFPERELPFFCLEKDLNHNA
- a CDS encoding n-acetylglutamate synthase; the encoded protein is MINYDGKVFCPISNSENGETSAETTFVYRQVGNILTSAYAGGKIRTGHLLGVVDENGNIDMRYHQVNQQGELMTGICRSEPEILENGKIRLHERWQWTSGDCSKGESIIEEK
- a CDS encoding antibiotic biosynthesis monooxygenase encodes the protein MIADTPKPPYYAVIFSSVNTENVEDYSEMAQRMVELASDQKGFLGVESARNELGITVSYWKDLDSIKAWKENAEHSVAQNEGKKKWYECYKTRIAKVERDYAFDEKSDQTRW
- a CDS encoding T9SS type A sorting domain-containing protein, with amino-acid sequence MKKLVLSLLTLTAIGLGANAQTLVQDINPGLADAVPDRMTKFGSEIFFEANDGTNGIELWKTDGTTASLVMDINPGSAHSYPTELTVFDGALYFRAQDGTNGYELWKYDGTTTTMVQDINPGSGGSVPYGLTILGSDLYFVADDGVNGYELWKYDGTTATLVQDINPGIENSYPSNLTVFGSDLYFSANDGTNGIELWKYDGTTATLIQDIYPGAISGNPDNLYVHNSTLYFRADDGTNGRELWSYNGATATMVVDLYPGPIGGSPYDLVSLGNDLYFGGRNDVSGWELWKYDGTTATLIDINPNGSADAEQFTVLGSSIYFVGENDTYGWELWKYDGITASLVQDIYPGISGSDADRLTAVGTDLYFSAFDGTNGIELWKYDGTTATLVDINPGSGDSEPYGFIALEDHVYLGASDDTYGRELWRIEGSFWVSSITVQGQGGASTITTNGGTLQMEATVLPSFAADATYTWSVTNGTGSASIDAAGILTAISNGTVTVTATANDGSGVTGDAVITISNQGVGINEAAAAINLRTYPNPVSEELTIESDEIIESIALIDITGKTVRAYSGANNRIDVSELESGVYLLRVQTAKGIATKRLMKK
- a CDS encoding GNAT family N-acetyltransferase — its product is MKLAYRNGTKEDTAALQALGILAYSQHQFAMTTDNWKKYHSFMSDPENFTYLMSTSTCFLCECDQDIIGMAFLVPSGNPTNMFEKQWSYIRMVAVHPKFEGKGVAKKLTQMCIDLARTTGEEYVALHTSEFMNAARHIYEGFGFTAVRTLKRYDKKYWIYLLELKTEHHDPL